Proteins co-encoded in one Plasmodium reichenowi strain SY57 chromosome 10, whole genome shotgun sequence genomic window:
- a CDS encoding proteasome subunit beta type-5, putative, protein MVITSDESFMNEIDNLINDVEDERIDNDELEFCVAPVNVPRNFIKYAQTQNKKLFDFHKGTTTLAFKFKDGIIVAVDSRASMGSFISSQNVEKIIEINKNILGTMAGGAADCLYWEKYLGKIIKVYELRNNEKISVRAASTILSNILYQYKGYGLCCGIILSGYDHTGFNMFYVDDSGKKVEGNLFSCGSGSTYAYSILDSAYDYNLNLDQAVELARNAIYHATFRDGGSGGKVRVFHIHKNGYDKIIEGEDVFDLHYHYTNPEQKDQYVM, encoded by the coding sequence atggtaATAACAAGTGATGAAAGTTTTATGAATGAAAttgataatttaataaatgatgTGGAAGATGAAAGAATAGATAATGATGAATTAGAGTTTTGTGTAGCTCCAGTGAATGTACCAagaaattttataaaatatgcACAAACTCaaaataagaaattattTGATTTTCATAAAGGTACTACAACTTTAgcatttaaatttaaagaTGGGATAATAGTTGCAGTAGATTCCCGAGCATCTATGGGatcttttatatcttcACAGAATGTTGAAAAGATTattgaaataaataaaaatattttagGAACAATGGCAGGAGGAGCTGCTGATTGCTTATATTGGGAAAAATATTTAggtaaaataataaaggtTTATGAATTAagaaataatgaaaaaatatcaGTACGTGCAGCTAGTACTATATtaagtaatatattatatcaatATAAAGGATATGGTTTGTGTTGTGGTATTATTTTAAGTGGTTATGATCATACCGGatttaatatgttttatgTTGATGATTCAGGAAAAAAAGTGGAAGGAAATTTATTCAGTTGTGGTAGTGGTAGTACATATGCTTATTCTATTTTAGATTCAGcatatgattataatttaaatcTAGACCAAGCTGTTGAATTAGCTAGAAATGCAATTTATCATGCTACTTTTAGAGATGGTGGTTCAGGAGGAAAAGTAAGAGTTTTTCATATTCACAAAAATGGATATGACAAAATAATTGAAGGAGAAGATGTTTTCGATTTACATTACCATTATACTAATCCTGAACAAAAGGATCAATATGTTATgtga
- a CDS encoding hypothetical protein (conserved Plasmodium protein, unknown function~transcript variant 1; alternatively spliced): protein MDFNSRKKKKKNNDLYEENINIYLEENDNYILDLEKKVQSLKLIGSNLRDEVRTSNSLLDNLSDRMENVNKKLSGVYRRVKNILRTKGNNYMMYLILFFLFLLFFMHYLYRKNK, encoded by the exons atggATTTTAATTCaagaaagaagaaaaagaagaataatgatttatatgaagaaaatattaatatatatttagaagaaaatgataattatatattagatTTGGAAAAAAAGGTTCAGAGTTTAAAGTTG ATAGGATCAAATTTAAGAGATGAAGTAAGGACATCAAATTCGTTGTTGGATAATTTg tCAGATCGTATGGAGAATGTGAACAAAAAATTGTCAGGAGTTTATAGACGtgttaaaaatattttaagaaCAAAG ggaaataattatatgatgTACCTTATATTGttcttcttatttttattgttctttatgcattatttatacaggaaaaacaaataa
- a CDS encoding hypothetical protein (conserved Plasmodium protein, unknown function~transcript variant 2; alternatively spliced), with protein sequence MDFNSRKKKKKNNDLYEENINIYLEENDNYILDLEKKVQSLKLVRSNLRDEVRTSNSLLDNLSDRMENVNKKLSGVYRRVKNILRTKGNNYMMYLILFFLFLLFFMHYLYRKNK encoded by the exons atggATTTTAATTCaagaaagaagaaaaagaagaataatgatttatatgaagaaaatattaatatatatttagaagaaaatgataattatatattagatTTGGAAAAAAAGGTTCAGAGTTTAAAGTTGGTAA GATCAAATTTAAGAGATGAAGTAAGGACATCAAATTCGTTGTTGGATAATTTg tCAGATCGTATGGAGAATGTGAACAAAAAATTGTCAGGAGTTTATAGACGtgttaaaaatattttaagaaCAAAG ggaaataattatatgatgTACCTTATATTGttcttcttatttttattgttctttatgcattatttatacaggaaaaacaaataa
- a CDS encoding hypothetical protein (conserved Plasmodium protein, unknown function): protein MYDSNEKKSNKTKMRHIHMIRKNFYELNCEQNDRRNRHINYIYYINMETTIIEMLLDNNMESFKNAGKLLFIILSGISPATLYFKRILNLIHFFFHKGGKRFYHSNIHFDMILYLNNYMKSYSISCSVYIYNLLLCNNNYKDFENYKDIYIPKHSIASFMDHFYFVVKDFLLIIRKFLINYEQGNISNEVNLEGDYEENVYDSIIYGVTTNNNNNENNYDNNYDNNENNYDNNENNYDNNYDNNNYNNNNMNPINDDNMYYHMNNINMNNFNNMSNHRNNDNPYSHNNHENFVSNNSILYNNHYDDNTFNKFNKGMKKIQNKNFDEKIMWFKETSEDMIKNFCNILFKNTFPRNFEKKLKYLISQCTRINRALHSIYLDIFILCNLKNVIKVLVLIDQLFCSIFPYFYFYELKLKILLFFIHKNDNKKESKKKIKKKKNNDKEGAKLMYPNVNNNKDYVNEDYVGKDYVDKDYVNEDHVNEDHVNEDYVNEDYVDNNYVTHLLDHNLDITLNSAYDSSRYNRPVHHINNEDIEMSSHIIENNNKMNISNNSLINYSNEPVNDEFDCLYSSASNESIIPLLTEQVKNQKEEEEDDKNVYLDKFMNLYINCTEKIATSVPSISDLYDNKALKNLTYKMSNKRKIIDDQFILDYIKNSQNANERNIHIEQDDKGIIIKRKDISIDNISVDEKKDDIIITKEKQHKKYYNQHFNDPLQNSEHNPLFRKNKKQKTNTSSYPSGVIPTINNIYENTYHDIKYNLKIIVNISKCLMFASYYDPIYIKLFYSYLLPCIPFDKRIEIFLIYSYSSYKIFKPFVFLIFYNNNSPLYIRNVFVKIFKRDKIIFQKFKYSYFNGIHLKNVPKKYFIFLFLLSPFFYDDKVECLLYIYNLFYNYDRDVINDQEKDINYKHIYQDVVLHNDEEYDEEKRNINIIIIKFIEIFKEKFNVDLYNYFDFYRIYFILFVSCVDMK from the exons atgtaTGATTCCAATGAGAAAAAGAGTAATAAAACAAAGATGAGACATATCCATATGATTAGAAAGAACTTTTATGAATTAAATTGTGAACAAAATGATAGAAGGAATAGACATAtaaactatatatattatataaatatggaGACTACTATAATTGAAATGTTattagataataatatggaatCTTTTAAGAATGCAGggaaattattatttataatattatctgGTATATCTCCTGctacattatattttaaaagaatattaaacttaatacattttttttttcataaagGTGGAAAACGTTTTTATCATAGTAATATACATTTTgatatgatattatatctGAACAATTATATGAAATCATATAGTATTAGTTGTTcagtatatatttataatttattgttatgtaataataattataaggattttgaaaattataaagatatatatatacctaAACATTCAATAGCTTCATTTATGgatcatttttattttgtcGTTAAggattttttattaatcataagaaaatttttaattaattatgaACAAGGAAATATATCTAATGAGGTAAATTTGGAGGGGGattatgaagaaaatgttTATGATAGCATAATATATGGTGTTACAAcgaataataataataatgaaaataattatgataataattatgataataatgaaaataattatgataataatgaaaataattatgataataattatgataataataattacaataataacaatatgaaTCCTATAAATGATGACAATATGTACTATCatatgaacaatataaatatgaataattttaataatatgtcAAACCATCgtaataatgataatcCTTATTCACATAATAATCATGAAAATTTTGTTAGTAACAAttctattttatataacaaccattatgatgataacacatttaataaattcaataaaggaatgaagaaaatacaaaataaaaatttcgATGAAAAAATCATGTGGTTTAAAGAAACAAGCGAAGATATGATAAAAAActtttgtaatatattatttaaaaatacattcCCTAGaaattttgaaaaaaaattaaaatatttaatttctCAATGTACAAGAATAAATAGAGCACTACATAGTATCTATTTAgatattttcattttatgtaatttaaaaaatgtaattaAAGTTTTAGTACTTATAGACCAATTATTTTGTTCCATATTTCcttatttctatttttatgaaCTCAAGTTGAAAATCttattgttttttattcataaaaatgataataaaaaggaaagcaaaaaaaaaattaaaaaaaaaaaaaataatgataaggAAGGCGCAAAATTGATGTATCcaaatgtaaataataataaagattATGTTAATGAAGATTATGTTGGTAAAGATTATGTTGATAAAGATTATGTTAATGAAGATCATGTTAATGAAGATCATGTTAATGAAGATTATGTTAATGAAGATTAtgttgataataattatgttaCACACTTGTTAGATCATAACCTTGATATTACATTAAATTCTGCTTATGATTCTTCGAGATATAATCGACCTGTGcatcatataaataatgaagatatCGAAATGTCATCACatataatagaaaataataacaaaatgaatatatcaaataattcattaataaattattccAATGAACCGGTGAATGATGAATTCGATTGCCTTTATAGTAGTGCATCTAATGAAAGTATTATTCCACTTCTTACCGAACAAGTAAAAAATCAAAAGGAAGAAGAGgaagatgataaaaatgtttatctagataaatttatgaatttatatattaattgtACTGAAAAAATTGCAACTAGTGTTCCTTCTATTAGTGATCTTTACGATAATAAAGCTCTTAAAaatttaacatataaaatgagcaataaaagaaaaattattgatgatcaatttatattagactatataaaaaattctCAAAATGCTAATGAAAgaaatattcatattgaACAAGATGATAAAggaattattataaaaaggaaagaTATATCTATTGATAATATAAGTGTtgatgaaaaaaaggatgatattattattactaaaGAGAAAcaacataaaaaatattataatcaaCATTTTAATGATCCATTACAAAATTCTGAACATAATCCattatttagaaaaaacaaaaaacaaaaaacaAACACAAGTTCTTATCCAAGTGGTGTAATTCCTactataaataatatttatgaaaatacatatcatgatataaaatataatttaaaaataattgtaaatatatctaAATGTTTAATGTTCGCATCATATTATGATCCAATATATATCAAACTTTTCTATTCTTACTTATTACCTTGTATTCCATTTGATAAAAGaatagaaatatttttgatttattcttattcaagttataaaatttttaaacCTTTCGTAttcttaatattttataataataatagtcCTTTGTATATTCGAAATGTTTTtgttaaaatttttaaaagagataaaatcatttttcaaaaatttaaatattcgTATTTTAATGGAATACATCTTAAAAACGTGCCCAAGAAATACTTCATCTTTCTTTTCCTTCTCtctccttttttttatgacGATAAAGTGGAATGTCTCctgtatatttataaccTCTTTTACAA tTATGATAGAGACGTTATAAATGATcaagaaaaagatataaactacaaacatatatacCAAGATGTAGTGTTACATAATGATGAGGAATACGATGAAgagaaaagaaatataaacattatcataataaaatttattgaaatatttaaagaaaaattcAATGTAGatctatataattatttcgatttttatagaatatattttatattatttgtgtCGTGTGTAGATATGAAATAG
- a CDS encoding putative membrane protein (conserved Plasmodium membrane protein, unknown function) — translation MICIKCGSSNSSLYTVYNKNNIRLNECNRCNKICDEYVEKNRFIIFLNILFLKPEIYRHIVFNRIKYHDKFINNFFLKMIIIFLIINAYLHPNFERENIKNTGILSNIFFMENNFEEYIQGTDKYKNDCSSYTLFIYKYNDKHKLYGLYNIFNNYNMSNLVNIHKNKYLTCIVNNKFSDYNLCIVNRQFKVEQDYDKELIDIFINNNGKYIKKYNTTLPTNSKLHNDHINKNNINNDNNNNINNDNNNNINNDNNNNNNNINNDNNNNNNNNNINNDNIYTSSYKDNRNNKTIWYETHCFKKIAGSQILYYILHFINKSISKIKYILKYDSIFYFKKNKTLLKNNIITLKNPEEYNDLFQIINILVYYNIHDYKIVLEPKEKENLNIDFIFKFIKNIFFYNQFIQKKNYIQSQTNTYRNDPKKKNDLQNNCVHQSEISTFNNFTSTNNHIKNQDNNKKMCHNNNDNFHNILYPFDDLCNEFLKNINSTLNKKMAEITKKQNKIQDTFQIKQISMYSKLLFSELDNEKYILKICNSTFSFKKFKTVIISYITYFLFLCIFTYFFKLYQQHKYNIKITMVKYNYLFMLFVLSNYPLVIYFILKIFNYNYINIYLNIYTIICNIIAYHIFISTDQNYICYSIFSVLTSYLLKNLVMLKIINYI, via the coding sequence ATGATATGCATAAAATGTGGAAGTTCGAATAGTAGTTTATATActgtatataataaaaataatattagaTTAAATGAATGCAATCGATGTAATAAGATATGTGATGAATATGTAGAGAAGAATCgttttataatatttctgaatatattattcctTAAACCTGAGATATATAGACATATAGTTTTTAATCGTATAAAATATCATGacaaatttattaataatttctttttaaaaatgataattatatttttaataattaatgCTTATTTGCATCCAAATTTCGAGAGagagaatataaaaaatacgggaattttatcaaatatattttttatggaaaataattttgaagaatatatacaaggaactgataaatataagaatgACTGTTCGTCTTATACACTTTTtatctataaatataatgataaacACAAATTGTATggtttatataatatatttaataattataatatgagTAACTTAgttaatatacataaaaataaatatcttACATGCattgttaataataaatttagTGATTATAATTTGTGTATAGTTAATAGACAATTTAAAGTAGAACAAGATTATGATAAAGAATTAAtagatatttttattaataataatggaaaatatattaagaaatataatacaacTCTTCCTACAAATAGTAAGTTACATAATGAtcacataaataaaaataatataaataatgataataataataatataaataatgataataataataatataaataatgataataataataataataataatataaataatgataataataataataataataataataatataaataatgataatatcTATACCTCTTCCTACAAAGACAATAGAAATAACAAAACCATATGGTATGAAACACattgttttaaaaaaattgcAGGATcacaaatattatattatatattacattttataaataaatctatatcaaaaataaaatacatattaaaatatgattccattttttattttaaaaagaataagACCTTActcaaaaataatataataacttTAAAAAATCCAGAGGaatataatgatttatttcaaattataaatattcttgtttattataatatacatgACTACAAAATTGTTCTAGAAccaaaagaaaaagaaaatttaaatatagattttatttttaaatttattaaaaatatctttttttataatcaatttattcaaaaaaaaaattatatacaaagTCAAACAAATACATATAGGAACgatccaaaaaaaaaaaacgacCTTCAAAATAATTGTGTACATCAAAGTGAAATCTCCACATTCAATAATTTCACATCAAcaaataatcatattaaaaatcaggacaacaataaaaaaatgtgtcataataataatgataattttcataatatattatatccaTTTGATGACTTATGTAatgaatttttaaaaaatataaattcgacactaaataaaaaaatggcagaaataacaaaaaaacaaaataaaattcaAGATACTTTTCAAATCAAACAAATTAGTATGTATTCAAAACTTCTATTTTCAGAGTtagataatgaaaaatatattttaaaaatttgtAATTCAACATTCTCCTTTAAGAAATTTAAAACAGTTATTATTAGTTATAttacttattttttattcttatgtATCTTTACTTATTTCTTCAAATTATATCAAcaacataaatataatattaaaattacaatggttaaatataattatcttTTTATGCTTTTTGTACTTAGTAATTATCCACTAgtcatttattttatacttaaaatattcaattataattatataaacatttatttaaacatatacacaattatatgtaatattatagcataccatatatttatatctactgaccaaaattatatttgttattcTATATTTTCTGTCCTTACTAGctatttattaaaaaatctAGTAATGcttaaaattattaattacatataa
- a CDS encoding hypothetical protein (conserved Plasmodium protein, unknown function~part of same gene as PRSY57_1010300A~gap found within coding sequence) yields the protein YGDCMTLNFKEKLSDNVKAYFNEKLLKLTISIEILY from the exons ATATGGCGATTGTATGACTCTGAACTTTAAGGAGAAATTAAGTGACAAC GTCAAAGCCTATTTTAATGAGAAATTACTAAAATTGACCATCAGCattgaaatattatactga
- a CDS encoding inner membrane complex sub-compartment protein 1, putative, with amino-acid sequence MGNIVSCCSLDENKKYLNDDEILETFSNSEINEFKKRLKNNIQIVVLLQDGTKLPCNLQANFQEKTLCISCHQKVRMINFSDIRSLLYGEEQLKRVETQANLINDNCCLALHLDDSGNCIPIKFGTVKEKNIFIFIMKDYKKNS; translated from the exons atggGGAATATTGTATCATGTTGTTCATTAGAcgaaaataaaaaatatttaaacGACGACGAAATATTGgaaa CATTTTCCAATAGCGAGATAAACGAGTTCAAAAAGagattaaaaaataatatacaaatagTTGTTTTGTTACAA GATGGTACAAAATTGCCATGTAACTTACAGGCGAACTTTCAGGAAAAAACATTATGCATATCATGTCATCAAAAg GTGAGGATGATAAATTTTAGCGATATCAgatctttattatatggaGAAGAACAACTGAAACGTGTAGAAACACAAGCAAATTTAATAAACGACAATTGTTGTTTAGCTTTACATTTAGATGATAGTGGAAATTGTATTCCTATTAAATTTGGGACTGtgaaggaaaaaaatatcttcatttttattatgaaagattataaaaaaaattcgTAG
- a CDS encoding hypothetical protein (conserved Plasmodium protein, unknown function), which translates to MLMFMNVFKRNTGSRTIKYLRLQNRFISNIRGNGLYKKEREECVSYENGFVNISRMNSSVLCIFSNMLLKENVQNNLLWKRIEKRSYELINDFEVNEIASFLFCLSKVRYDTNLYDNFIPLIKRKCEYFNTSNLAMLISTYSKRKRKKNNKTEDDCIIMLLKNELKKKVHTIYNIVEISMILNALVKSNIKDNDLYAKLSNIIIDNVMYNNVHIRDLCVITYCYANILYNNDNLFIILSQRINQLIEQVNLVDLCRILYSYMRIKKNYNHILKSCTIQIKDVMYNRSSISDVINCIHFLPNLKEIIDNEQEEENARFEDYYNGNKGIGNDKMCDNTYNINCNNIHNMNDPLLYDRTCNYHIDYFNLYNYVIHTFNKYFISYIHMLTSKQISNILYIYSRYNILICPSTVYVFIEKVKNMQLTKELKIYILYSLSILLKNYELKKYILKYDEKKNNTPKSYDMENDVSKSDAFMDDNILNSYAINNSFENNKSCDIFKKKQHNVNIYNFYELDINKIFSIKPNPEHIIKENGNIQNRKNNFLYINNYNFVKLKNNLIDCLILWEQDINDYINNHDFSLTQDVIRRVLNIFLILNYSHASVIYSIRNYVILNYKNINEHHAYIIMYYFQQLNKLNDDDDFAEILTCKMKSLK; encoded by the coding sequence ATGCTTATGTTTATGAATGTGTTCAAAAGAAACACAGGAAGTCGTACAATTAAATATTTGCGTTTGCAGAATCGATTCATTTCAAATATTAGAGGGAATGGTttatacaaaaaagaaagagaAGAATGTGTATCATATGAAAATGgatttgtaaatataagTCGTATGAATTCTTCTGTTCtttgtattttttcaaatatgttattaaaagaaaatgtgcaaaataatttattatggAAAAGAATTGAAAAACGATCTTATGAACTAATAAATGATTTTGAAGTTAATGAAATTgcttcatttttattttgtttaagTAAAGTTAGATATGATacaaatttatatgataattttattcctttaataaaaaggaaatgTGAGTATTTTAATACGTCTAATTTGGCTATGTTAATTTCTACCTATTccaaaagaaaaagaaaaaaaaataacaaaacaGAAGATGATTGTATTATAatgttattaaaaaatgaattaaaaaaaaaggtacacacaatatataacattGTAGAAATATCTATGATTTTGAATGCCTTAGTAAAATCTAATATTAAGGATAACGATTTATACGCTAAACTTAgtaacattattattgataatgtaatgtataataatgtaCACATTAGAGATTTATGTGTAATTACATATTGTTATGCcaacatattatataataatgacaacctatttataatattatctcAAAGAATTAATCAATTAATAGAACAAGTCAATCTAGTAGACTTATGtagaatattatattcatatatgagaataaaaaaaaattataaccATATTTTAAAATCTTGTACAATACAAATTAAAGATGTTATGTATAATAGAAGCTCTATATCTGATGTAATTAATtgtattcattttttacCAAATCTAAAGGAAATCATAGATAATGAGcaagaagaagaaaatgcACGTTTCGAAGATTACTACAATGGGAACAAAGGAATTGGGAATGATAAAATGTGtgataatacatataatataaattgtaataatattcataatatgaatgatcCACTATTATATGACAGAACGTGTAATTATCATAttgattattttaatttatataattatgtaatacatacattcaataaatattttattagttatatacatatgttaacatcaaaacaaataagtaatatcttatatatatattcaagATACAATATATTGATTTGTCCTTCCACAgtatatgtttttatcGAAAAAGTTAAAAACATGCAGTTGAcaaaagaattaaaaatatacattcTTTATTCCTTATCCatacttttaaaaaattatgaattaaaaaaatatatattaaagtatgacgaaaaaaaaaataacacaCCAAAAAGTTATGACATGGAAAATGATGTGTCCAAATCTGATGCTTTTATggatgataatatattaaatagtTATGCAATAAACAATTCatttgaaaataataaatcatgtgatatatttaaaaaaaaacaacaTAATGTTAACatatacaatttttatgaattggacataaataaaattttttctattaaaCCCAATCCTgaacatattataaaagaaaatggaaatattcaaaataggaaaaataatttcttatatataaataattacaattttgtaaaattaaaaaataatttaattgATTGTTTAATTTTATGGGAACAGGACAttaatgattatataaataaccATGACTTTAGTTTAACTCAAGATGTTATAAGAAGAGtgttaaatatttttttaattttaaattacTCACACGCAAGtgttatatatagtataaGAAATTATGTTATActtaattataaaaatataaatgaacatCATGCATATATCATcatgtattattttcaaCAATTAAACAAGTTAAATGATGATGACGACTTTGCAGAAATTCTGACTTGTAAAATGAAGTcattaaaatga
- a CDS encoding putative membrane protein (conserved Plasmodium membrane protein, unknown function) yields MGWFGKMEKCCCFPLAGGCLGGAMFHFMICITSIFSTTKDYKNMTIASNAILGCLIVLGLLLKNFIVLYIVALFVAFLLGIYIIIFVFLVIALFAANNIPFEHKLLTALTVLTIVLITASFLNIYISTCRVIKSGGTGWEYKSYMEIEKEKQIENKEKQNQKKKEDAMINNDYNA; encoded by the coding sequence atgGGTTGGTTTGGAAAGATGGAAAAATGTTGCTGCTTTCCTTTAGCAGGAGGATGTCTTGGAGGAGCCATGTTTCATTTCATGATTTGTATTACATCAATTTTTTCAACCACAAAagattataaaaatatgacTATAGCTTCTAATGCAATATTAGGATGTTTAATAGTTCTTGGATTACTACTTAAGAATTTTATTGTGTTATATATTGTTGCATTGTTTGTAGCCTTTCTTTtaggtatatatattataatttttgtatttcTAGTTATTGCCTTATTTGCAGCAAATAACATACCGTTTGaacataaattattaacAGCACTTACTGTGTTAACTATAGTACTTATAACAGCTTCGTTTCttaacatttatatttctacATGTCGAGTTATAAAATCTGGAGGAACTGGATGGGAATATAAAAGCTATATGGAAATAGAAAAGGAAAAACAAATAGAAAACAAGGAAAAACAAAAccagaaaaaaaaagaagatgCAATGATAAATAATGATTACAATGcataa